One genomic region from Magallana gigas chromosome 3, xbMagGiga1.1, whole genome shotgun sequence encodes:
- the LOC105338834 gene encoding uncharacterized protein, translating to MLLRGLLLFTLIGIYAVPGNEGFIGDFFGEYRDIMSNCRQDGGYCINPYTMAAGEQESEGGAAPAGGAGGAGGAGGRGRGGGRGRGGPPARQRPRVDFWGVIYENCVSWDYDFGCNRQSGICCYNV from the exons ATGCTGCTTCGGGGGTTGCTTCTGTTTACTCTGATAGGGATCTACGCTGTGCCCGGAAATGAAGGGTTCATAGGGGACTTTTTCGGTGAATACCGAG atATCATGTCAAATTGTCGTCAAGATGGCGGCTATTGCATCAACCCCTACACAATGGCTGCTGGCGAACAGGAATCCGAAGGTGGAGCCGCACCTGCTGGCGGGGCTGGTGGTGCCGGTGGTGCAGGTGGTAGAGGGCGTGGTGGTGGAAGGGGCCGCGGTGGACCACCAGCTCGCCAGCGCCCCCGTGTGGATTTCTGGGGAGTAATCTACGAGAACTGCGTGTCCTGGGATTACGACTTTGGCTGTAACAGACAGAGTGGGATCTGCTGTTACAACGTTTAG